Proteins co-encoded in one Ictalurus punctatus breed USDA103 chromosome 18, Coco_2.0, whole genome shotgun sequence genomic window:
- the txndc15 gene encoding thioredoxin domain-containing protein 15 isoform X2, with amino-acid sequence MNVQLNMSSITQTLRAILFALVFIFAMIEISLAASTDEGVTPAFEIAEGLDSYCDGQTADDSESLSQKQFKTAEIADAVLGTELFENRARIEALIPKSLISTPCEKEVTEEVKEKDAGKEEVAVIEEEVEIEMKQESPAGGEEQNSTETAKTYKVSCDKRSITGLDTFTVQVLNSSQDLMDFLNSNSSECSLVLFYTSWCQFSAHLAPHFNALPRVFPIMHFLALDASQHSSLSTRFGTVAVPNILLFQGTKPMARFNHTERTLETLIAFITNQTGFEAVVDQMVTDDDRVGPLLSIPVKSIDWLFVFSVMFLSMFSLYAILRTDSIRLLIPGHEHDHQD; translated from the exons ATGAATGTGCagctgaacatgagctccatcacacaaacactcagagCAATATTATTTGcgttggtttttatttttgcaatgaTTGAAATTTCATTAGCAGCTTCGACAG ATGAAGGTGTAACTCCTGCATTTGAAATTGCTGAAGGATTAGACTCCTATTGTGATGGACAGACTGCAGACGACTCAGAGTCTCTGTCTCAGAAACAGTTTAAGACGGCAGAAATCGCAGACGCTGTTCTGGGGACAGAGCTGTTTGAAAACAGAGCTAGGATTGAAGCTCTTATTCCTAAAAGCCTGATCTCTACACCATGTGAGAAGGAAGTGACTGAGGAGGTAAAGGAGAAGGATGCGGGAAAGGAGGAGGTGGCAGTGATTGAGGAGGAGGTTGAGATTGAGATGAAACAGGAAAGTCCAGCAGGAGGTGAAGAGCAGAACTCCACAGAAACTGCAAAGACATACAAAGTGAGCTGTGATAAAAGGAGCATCACTGGACTTGATACCTTCACAGTGCAGGTTCTCAACTCATCACAG GACCTGATGGACTTCCTGAACTCGAACAGCTCTGAATGCTCATTGGTTCTCTTCTACACTTCCTGGTGCCAATTCTCCGCCCACCTTGCCCCGCATTTTAACGCTCTGCCAAGAGTTTTTCCCATCATGCATTTCCTCGCTCTTGATGCCTCACAACACAGCAG tttgtCGACAcgctttgggactgttgctgtTCCCAACATTTTGCTATTTCAGGGCACTAAACCAATGGCACGCTTTAACCACACAGAGAGAACGCTTGAGACCCTAATAGCCTTCATCACTAATCAAACAG GGTTTGAGGCAGTTGTGGATCAGATGGTGACGGATGATGATCGTGTTGGTCCTTTACTCAGCATCCCAGTGAAGAGCATCGATTGGCTTTTTGTGTTCAGTGTCATGTTTTTATCTATGTTCAGTTTGTACGCCATCCTGCGGACCGACAGCATCCGGCTGCTCATCCCTGGCCACGAACATGATCACCAGGActga
- the txndc15 gene encoding thioredoxin domain-containing protein 15 isoform X1: MNVQLNMSSITQTLRAILFALVFIFAMIEISLAASTDEGVTPAFEIAEGLDSYCDGQTADDSESLSQKQFKTAEIADAVLGTELFENRARIEALIPKSLISTPCEKEVTEEVKEKDAGKEEVAVIEEEVEIEMKQESPAGGEEQNSTETAKTYKVSCDKRSITGLDTFTVQVLNSSQDLMDFLNSNSSECSLVLFYTSWCQFSAHLAPHFNALPRVFPIMHFLALDASQHSSLSTRFGTVAVPNILLFQGTKPMARFNHTERTLETLIAFITNQTDCVCISGFEAVVDQMVTDDDRVGPLLSIPVKSIDWLFVFSVMFLSMFSLYAILRTDSIRLLIPGHEHDHQD, from the exons ATGAATGTGCagctgaacatgagctccatcacacaaacactcagagCAATATTATTTGcgttggtttttatttttgcaatgaTTGAAATTTCATTAGCAGCTTCGACAG ATGAAGGTGTAACTCCTGCATTTGAAATTGCTGAAGGATTAGACTCCTATTGTGATGGACAGACTGCAGACGACTCAGAGTCTCTGTCTCAGAAACAGTTTAAGACGGCAGAAATCGCAGACGCTGTTCTGGGGACAGAGCTGTTTGAAAACAGAGCTAGGATTGAAGCTCTTATTCCTAAAAGCCTGATCTCTACACCATGTGAGAAGGAAGTGACTGAGGAGGTAAAGGAGAAGGATGCGGGAAAGGAGGAGGTGGCAGTGATTGAGGAGGAGGTTGAGATTGAGATGAAACAGGAAAGTCCAGCAGGAGGTGAAGAGCAGAACTCCACAGAAACTGCAAAGACATACAAAGTGAGCTGTGATAAAAGGAGCATCACTGGACTTGATACCTTCACAGTGCAGGTTCTCAACTCATCACAG GACCTGATGGACTTCCTGAACTCGAACAGCTCTGAATGCTCATTGGTTCTCTTCTACACTTCCTGGTGCCAATTCTCCGCCCACCTTGCCCCGCATTTTAACGCTCTGCCAAGAGTTTTTCCCATCATGCATTTCCTCGCTCTTGATGCCTCACAACACAGCAG tttgtCGACAcgctttgggactgttgctgtTCCCAACATTTTGCTATTTCAGGGCACTAAACCAATGGCACGCTTTAACCACACAGAGAGAACGCTTGAGACCCTAATAGCCTTCATCACTAATCAAACAG ATTGTGTTTGCATTTCAGGGTTTGAGGCAGTTGTGGATCAGATGGTGACGGATGATGATCGTGTTGGTCCTTTACTCAGCATCCCAGTGAAGAGCATCGATTGGCTTTTTGTGTTCAGTGTCATGTTTTTATCTATGTTCAGTTTGTACGCCATCCTGCGGACCGACAGCATCCGGCTGCTCATCCCTGGCCACGAACATGATCACCAGGActga
- the txndc15 gene encoding thioredoxin domain-containing protein 15 isoform X3: MNVQLNMSSITQTLRAILFALVFIFAMIEISLAASTDEGVTPAFEIAEGLDSYCDGQTADDSESLSQKQFKTAEIADAVLGTELFENRARIEALIPKSLISTPCEKEVTEEVKEKDAGKEEVAVIEEEVEIEMKQESPAGGEEQNSTETAKTYKDLMDFLNSNSSECSLVLFYTSWCQFSAHLAPHFNALPRVFPIMHFLALDASQHSSLSTRFGTVAVPNILLFQGTKPMARFNHTERTLETLIAFITNQTDCVCISGFEAVVDQMVTDDDRVGPLLSIPVKSIDWLFVFSVMFLSMFSLYAILRTDSIRLLIPGHEHDHQD, translated from the exons ATGAATGTGCagctgaacatgagctccatcacacaaacactcagagCAATATTATTTGcgttggtttttatttttgcaatgaTTGAAATTTCATTAGCAGCTTCGACAG ATGAAGGTGTAACTCCTGCATTTGAAATTGCTGAAGGATTAGACTCCTATTGTGATGGACAGACTGCAGACGACTCAGAGTCTCTGTCTCAGAAACAGTTTAAGACGGCAGAAATCGCAGACGCTGTTCTGGGGACAGAGCTGTTTGAAAACAGAGCTAGGATTGAAGCTCTTATTCCTAAAAGCCTGATCTCTACACCATGTGAGAAGGAAGTGACTGAGGAGGTAAAGGAGAAGGATGCGGGAAAGGAGGAGGTGGCAGTGATTGAGGAGGAGGTTGAGATTGAGATGAAACAGGAAAGTCCAGCAGGAGGTGAAGAGCAGAACTCCACAGAAACTGCAAAGACATACAAA GACCTGATGGACTTCCTGAACTCGAACAGCTCTGAATGCTCATTGGTTCTCTTCTACACTTCCTGGTGCCAATTCTCCGCCCACCTTGCCCCGCATTTTAACGCTCTGCCAAGAGTTTTTCCCATCATGCATTTCCTCGCTCTTGATGCCTCACAACACAGCAG tttgtCGACAcgctttgggactgttgctgtTCCCAACATTTTGCTATTTCAGGGCACTAAACCAATGGCACGCTTTAACCACACAGAGAGAACGCTTGAGACCCTAATAGCCTTCATCACTAATCAAACAG ATTGTGTTTGCATTTCAGGGTTTGAGGCAGTTGTGGATCAGATGGTGACGGATGATGATCGTGTTGGTCCTTTACTCAGCATCCCAGTGAAGAGCATCGATTGGCTTTTTGTGTTCAGTGTCATGTTTTTATCTATGTTCAGTTTGTACGCCATCCTGCGGACCGACAGCATCCGGCTGCTCATCCCTGGCCACGAACATGATCACCAGGActga